A genomic window from Peromyscus maniculatus bairdii isolate BWxNUB_F1_BW_parent chromosome 1, HU_Pman_BW_mat_3.1, whole genome shotgun sequence includes:
- the LOC102924708 gene encoding olfactory receptor 52M1, which translates to MPTFHNVCSVPSSFWLTGIPGLESLHIWLSIPFGSMYLVAVVGNITILAVVRVEHSLHQPMYFFLCMLAVIDLVLSTSTMPKLLAIFWFGAGNISLDACLCQMFLIHCFATVESGIFLAMAFDRYVAICNPLRHSMVLTQAVVGRLGLAALLRGVLYIGPLPLMIRLRLPLYKTRVISHSYCEHMAVVALTCGDSRVNNVYGLSIGFLVLILDSVAIAASYVMIFRAVMGLATPEARLKTLGTCGSHICAILIFYVPIAVSSLIHRFGHHVPPPIHTLLANFYLLIPPILNPIVYAVRTKQIRDRLLQILKTGTKIR; encoded by the coding sequence ATGCCCACTTTTCATAATGTCTGCTCAGTCCCCAGCTCGTTCTGGCTCACTGGCATCCCAGGGCTGGAGTCCCTGCACATCTGGCTCTCCATCCCCTTTGGCTCCATGTACCTGGTGGCTGTGGTGGGGAACATCACCATCCTAGCGGTGGTAAGGGTAGAGCACAGCCTGCACCAGCCCATGTACTTCTTTCTGTGCATGCTGGCTGTCATTGACCTGGTTCTGTCTACTTCCACTATGCCCAAACTTCTGGCAATATTCTGGTTTGGTGCTGGCAACATTAGCCTGGATGCCTGCTTATGTCAAATGTTTCTTATCCATTGCTTTGCTACCGTTGAGTCAGGCATCTTCCTTGCCATGGCTTTTGACCGCTATGTAGCCATCTGCAACCCACTGCGGCACAGCATGGTGCtcacccaggcagtggtgggtcGTCTGGGGCTGGCTGCCCTCCTCCGAGGAGTCCTTTACATTGGACCCCTGCCGCTTATGATCCGCCTGCGACTGCCTCTTTATAAAACCCGAGTCATCTCTCACTCCTACTGTGAGCACATGGCCGTGGTTGCCTTGACCTGTGGTGACAGCAGAGTCAACAACGTCTACGGGTTGAGCATTGGCTTTCTGGTGTTGATCCTGGATTCAGTGGCCATTGCTGCCTCCTATGTAATGATTTTCAGAGCCGTGATGGGGCTGGCCACTCCCGAGGCCAGGCTTAAAACCCTGGGGACGTGCGGCTCTCACATCTGTGCCATTCTGATTTTCTACGTTCCCATTGCCGTTTCTTCCCTCATCCACCGGTTCGGTCACCATGTGCCTCCTCCAATCCACACGCTGCTGGCCAACTTCTATCTCCTCATTCCCCCCATCCTTAATCCCATTGTCTATGCTGTTCGTACCAAGCAGATCCGAGACAGGCTTCTTCAGATCCTAAAGACAGGAACCAAGATCAGGTGA
- the LOC102925021 gene encoding olfactory receptor 51H1-like codes for MNSNASYKNHHSFILTGIPGMPDKNPWMAFPLGFLYALTLLGNGTILAVVKVEQSLHEPMYYFLCILALTDVSLSMSTLPSMLSIFWFNAPEIPFDACITQMFFIHGFGVVESGVLVSMAFDRYVAIRDPLRYVSILTHGLIGKIGLVVFARAVCVVFPVPFLIKRLPFCRSNVLSHSYCLHQDAMRLACASTRVNSLYGLIVVILTLGLDALVILFSYILILKTVLGIASRAERFKALNTCLSHICAVLLFYIPLIGATMIHRFGKHLSPVIHMLMANIYLLLPPVLNPIVYSVKTKQIRRRIIQVFQGRKNRA; via the coding sequence ATGAACTCAAATGCTTCATATAAAAATCACCACAGTTTCATTCTGACAGGCATCCCAGGGATGCCAGACAAGAACCCCTGGATGGCCTTTCCCCTGGGATTTCTCTACGCACTCACTCTCCTTGGAAATGGCACCATCCTAGCAGTTGTCAAGGTGGAGCAGAGCCTCCATGAGCCTATGTactacttcctctgcatcttggCTCTGACTGATGTTAGTCTCTCCATGTCTACTCTGCCCTCTATGCTCAGCATCTTCTGGTTCAATGCCCCTGAGATTCCCTTTGATGCATGCATCACACAGATGTTTTTCATTCATGGATTTGGAGTGGTAGAATCTGGAGTCCTAGTATCCATGGCCTTTGACAGATATGTGGCCATCCGAGACCCTCTGCGTTATGTTTCCATCCTCACTCATGGCCTTATTGGAAAGATTGGACTAGTTGTCTTTGCCCGGGCAGTCTGTGTGGTCTTCCCTGTGCCCTTTCTTATAAAGAGGCTGCCCTTCTGTCGTTCCAATGTCTTATCTCACTCATATTGTCTTCACCAAGATGCAATGAGGTTAGCCTGTGCCAGTACCCGTGTCAACAGCCTCTATGGCCTCATCGTGGTCATCCTCACACTGGGGCTTGATGCTCTTGTCATTCTCTTCTCCTACATACTCATCCTGAAGACAGTGCTGGGCATTGCCTCCAGAGCCGAGAGGTTCAAAGCCCTCAACACCTGCCTCTCTCACATCTGTGCTGTACTTCTCTTTTATATTCCTCTCATCGGTGCCACCATGATCCACAGATTTGGGAAACATTTATCACCAGTCATACACATGCTCATGGCCAATATCTACCTTCTTCTGCCCCCTGTGCTAAACCCCATTGTCTACAGTGTGAAGACCAAGCAGATACGTAGACGAATCATCCAAGTGTTTCAAGGGAGAAAGAACAGAGCCTAG
- the Or52i2 gene encoding olfactory receptor 52I2, whose product MLGTSYNHTTESPATFFLVGIPGLQSSYLGLAISLSTMYSIALLGNSLIITVICMDSTLQEPMYFFLCVLAAVDIVMASSVVPKMVSIFSSGDSSISFNACFTQMYFVHAATAVETGLLLAMAFDRYVAICKPLHYMRILTPHVMLGISVTITTRAVIFMTPLSWMLSHLPFCGSNVVPHSYCEHMAVAKLTCADPMPTSLYSLIFSSIIVGSDVAFISASYILILRAVFGLSSKNAQRKALSTCGSHVGVMALYYLPGMASIYVAWLGQDKVPLHTQVLLADLYLIIPPTLNPIIYGIRTKQIRERIWSLLMPCFFPQSTQGA is encoded by the coding sequence ATGCTGGGGACATCCTACAACCACACAACGGAATCCCCTGCCACCTTCTTCCTTGTGGGCATTCCAGGTTTGCAGTCTTCCTATCTTGGGCTGGCCATCTCATTGAGTACCATGTACAGCATAGCCCTCTTAGGAAACAGCCTCATCATTACTGTGATCTGCATGGATTCCACTCTACAAGAGCCCATgtacttctttctctgtgttctggcTGCTGTGGACATTGTCATGGCTTCTTCTGTGGTACCTAAGATGGTGAGCATCTTCAGCTCAGGAGACAGCTCCATCAGCTTTAATGCCTGTTTCACACAGATGTACTTTGTCCATGCAGCCACCGCTGTGGAGACAGGGCTGCTCCTGGCCATGGCTTTtgatcgctatgtggccatctgcaagccCCTACATTATATGAGAATTCTCACCCCtcatgtgatgctggggattagTGTGACTATCACCACTAGAGCTGTTATTTTTATGACTCCATTGAGTTGGATGTTGAGTCATTTGCCTTTCTGTGGCTCCAATGTAGTTCCCCATTCCTACTGTGAACACATGGCTGTGGCTAAGTTAACATGTGCTGACCCCATGCCCACCAGTCTCTACAGTTTGATCTTTTCCTCCATCATTGTGGGCTCAGATGTGGCCTTCATTTCTGCCTCTTATATTTTGATTCTCAGGGCAGTATTTGGTTTGTCTTCAAAGAATGCACAGCGGAAGGCTCTGAGTACATGTGGTTCTCATGTTGGGGTCATGGCACTGTACTATCTCCCTGGGATGGCATCCATCTATGTAGCCTGGCTAGGGCAGGACAAAGTTCCCCTGCACACCCAAGTGTTGTTAGCTGACTTGTACCTGATCATCCCACCCACCCTTAACCCTATCATTTACGGTATTAGGACCAAGCAGATCCGGGAGCGGATATGGAGTCTGCTGATGCCTTGCTTCTTTCCCCAGTCCACTCAAGGTGCATGA
- the LOC102907786 gene encoding olfactory receptor 52I2-like encodes MMSRPSYNYTVESPATFFLMGIPGLQSSYLGLAVSFSAMYSIALLGNSLIITVICMDSTLQEPMYFFLCVLAAVDIVMASSVVPKMVSIFSSGDSSISFNACFAQMYFVHAATAVETGLLLAMAFDRYVAICKPLHYRRILRPKLMLGLCVTIISRAVLSMTPLSWMLSHLPFCGSNVVPHSYCEHMAVAKLVCADPTPTSLYSLICSSIIVGSDTAFIAASYTLILRAVFSLSSKNAQRKALSTCGSHVGVMCLFYLPGMASIYITWLWQDVVPLHTQVLLADLYLIVPPTLNPVIYGIRTKQIRERMRMLMMCSFRKGLLT; translated from the coding sequence ATGATGTCAAGACCATCCTACAACTACACAGTGGAATCCCCTGCCACCTTCTTCCTCATGGGCATTCCAGGTTTGCAGTCTTCCTATCTTGGGCTGGCCGTCTCATTTAGTGCCATGTACAGCATAGCCCTCTTGGGAAACAGCCTCATCATTACTGTGATCTGCATGGATTCCACTCTACAAGAGCCCATgtacttctttctctgtgttctggcTGCTGTGGACATTGTCATGGCTTCTTCTGTGGTACCTAAGATGGTGAGCATCTTCAGCTCAGGAGACAGCTCCATCAGCTTTAATGCCTGTTTCGCTCAGATGTACTTTGTCCATGCAGCCACCGCTGTGGAGACAGGGCTGCTCCTGGCCATGGCTTTtgatcgctatgtggccatctgcaagccCCTACACTACAGAAGAATCCTCAGACCTAAACTGATGCTGGGGTTATGTGTGACCATCATCAGCAGAGCTGTCCTTTCCATGACTCCACTGAGCTGGATGTTGAGTCATTTGCCTTTCTGTGGCTCCAATGTAGTTCCCCATTCCTACTGTGAACACATGGCTGTGGCCAAGTTAGTATGTGCAGACCCCACGCCCACCAGTTTGTACAGCTTGATTTGTTCCTCTATCATTGTGGGGTCCGATACGGCCTTCATTGCTGCCTCCTATACTTTGATTCTCAGGGCAGTATTTAGCCTGTCCTCAAAGAACGCACAGCGGAAGGCGTTAAGCACATGCGGCTCTCATGTGGGAGTGATGTGTCTTTTCTATCTCCCCGGGATGGCATCCATATATATAACCTGGTTGTGGCAGGATGTAGTTCCCCTGCACACCCAAGTGTTGTTAGCTGACTTGTACCTCATCGTCCCACCCACCCTAAACCCTGTCATTTATGGTATTAGGACCAAGCAGATCCGGGAGCGAATGCGGATGTTGATGATGTGCAGCTTTAGAAAAGGTTTGTTAACATAG